A section of the Chlorocebus sabaeus isolate Y175 chromosome 13, mChlSab1.0.hap1, whole genome shotgun sequence genome encodes:
- the MPC1 gene encoding mitochondrial pyruvate carrier 1 isoform X1, producing the protein MKKSPEIISGRMTFALCCYSLAFMRFAYKVQPRNWLLFACHATNEVAQLIQGGRLIKYEMTKKASA; encoded by the exons ATGAAAAAGTCTCCAGAGATTATCAGTGGGCGGATGACATTTG CCCTCTGTTGCTATTCTTTGGCATTCATGAGATTTGCCTACAAGGTACAGCCTCGGAACTGGCTTCTGTTTGCATGCCACGCAACAAATGAAGTAGCCCAGCTCATCCAGGGAGGGCGGCTTATCAAATACGA gaTGACTAAAAAGGCATCTGCATAA